In Candidatus Buchananbacteria bacterium, the DNA window GCAATAAGCAGCCAAACTTCATGCTTAAAATTTTGAAGGAATCCAAAAAATCAGCCGCCCGACTTACTAAGCTTAAAACTGCCCATGGTGATATCATGGGCCCTTTTTTTATGCCAATTGCCACTAAAGCGGCCGTCAAAAATCTTTCCACCCCTGAATTGAAAAATTTAAAAGCTGAAATTATTCTGTCAAACACTTACCACCTGATGCTTGCCCCTGGTTCAGCGCTAATTAAAAAAGCCGGCGGTTTGCATCAATTTATGTCCTGGCCCGGACCAATTTTAACTGATTCCGGAGGGTTTCAGGTATTTTCGCTTTCGCGACTTCGACAAGTTAAAGAAGACGGCGTGATGTTTTCCGACCCTAAAAGTGGTGCTAAACATTTTTTAACTCCCGAAAAATCAATTAGTATCCAGCAGGATTTGGGGGTTGATATTATGATGGCCTTTGATGACGTTATCGGTTATCCAGCAACAAAAAAACAAGTTAAAGAATCGATGCAACGAACTAGTCGCTGGGCGAAGCGATGCAAGACTGCCCATCAAAATAAAACCCAGTTGCTTTTTGGTATCGTTCAAGGCGGGGTTCATAAAGATTTGCGTCAGCAGTCTCTTGCGGATCTACTGCCACTTGATTTTGACGGATACGCAATTGGCGGCGTTGCTGTCGGAGAACCCAGAAACAAAATGAAAGATATTTTGAATTGGACCGTGCCACACTTGCCCAAAAATAAGCCCCGCTATTTAATGGGTTTGGGTAAACCCGAAGAAATTGTCGCGGCCGTCAAACAGGGAATTGATATGTTTGATTGTGTCATTCCAACCAGGGAGGCCCGACACGGTCGGCTATATTTATGGCACGGTAAGGCTGACATAACAAAAAAGAACTTTTACACCACCATTAATATTACTAATGCTAAATTTATCAAGGATTTTAAGCCGGTAAACGATACTTCACTCAAGGGATATTCGCGTGCCTATCTCAACCATTTATTCAAAACTCAAGAATCTCTTGCGCTACGGCTAGCAACGATTAATAACCTTGAATTTTATCTTTCATTAATGGCAAAAATTCGAAAAGGGATCAGCGATGGAAAATTATAGGAAAAAAATTATTTTTTTTATCTCCAGCATGGTGCTAATGTCTTTTTTTCCAGTAACAAATGTCGCACGAGCAACCACTCTGGCTGAAAGTTTACGCGGGTATATTTTGTTGCAAGTTGAAGAAAAGGGTGAAGCCTGGTATGTCAACATGAATGATTTTCGACGCTACTACCTTCAAAACGGTCAAATTGCCTATGTGGTGCTGCGGGAATTCGGTCTTGGAATAACCAATGATGATTTAGAAAAAATCCCGGTTGGTATTAAAGAGCTCGACGATCAAGTTGATAGCGACAATGATTCTTTGGCCGATAGATTAGAAGAAGCGCTTGGCACTAATCCGCTTAGCCCTGATTCCGATGGCGACGGCTATACCGACGGCGTGGAAGTTAAAAACTCGTATCAACCCCTAGGGCCGGGTAAACAAACTATTGATCTAAGCCTGGCTAGCCGGCTCAAAGGCCAAATTTTACTTCAGGTTCAATCAAAAGGACAAGCCTGGTATATAAACCCTGCTGACAGTAAACGCTACTACCTGAAAGACGGTTTAGCAGCATACGAAATTATGAGATTTTTAAGCTTGGGAATTACCAATAAAAATCTGGAACAAATCCCAACCGGCGTTTTGAATTTTACTATTGATACACCAACACCCGCACCAGTACCGGTTACTGAGTCGCCGCAATCTAATAATGAGCCAACGGTGAATCCAGCCGGCGCATATCAATGGGTAGGACCCCATCAAACCACTCAGGCTGAAGCAATTACTAAAATAGACGCATATCTTGATGAATTAATCAACCAAAATTTTTCCGGTGTTGAATTAAGCAATAAGCAATCTTCGTGGTCCGGTAATGTTCTTAGTTTTTCTTTTACTATTAAGAAATTGTTCATCAGCGCCCAGATTAAAGGCCAGGTGGTCGTTACGAATAACGAAGTCAAACTCGGGCTGGATTTTCCGGAGATTATTACGGTGTTTGTTACCAAAGAAAAGGTTGATGCTATCGTTCAAGAAAAAGTTAATGAATTGTTTCAAATTGATTGATGAACAAACCAAGATATCAAGCAGTGGTTGTTGTCACCATTGACGGCAAAATCGCCAAACATGCCAACCATAACGTCAATTGGTCCAGCCCGGAAGATAAAAGATTCCTACACCAAAAAATTAAAGAAAGCGACGTTATTATTATAGGCCGAAAGACTTTTGAAGTTGCCAAAAAGGCTTTAACAAAAAAAGAATTTATAACCAGAAACTACATTGTTCTTACCCGGTCAGTAAAAAACAGTAGGCGACTGGATGGACAGACACTATTAGTAAACCCTTCGAAAGTTGATATTAATCAAATGATTATTGATCTTGGGTGTACTAAAGTCTGCATCCTGGGTGGTACTAAAACCTACGGCCTAATGCTGAGAATGAATTTAATTGACGACTTATTTATCACTATTGAGCCAATGGTGTTTGGAAGCGGGCAAGGAATTTTTGATTTTGTCGGTACCACCAGGCGTTTTATTTTAAAATCAATAAAATCTTTAAATAAAGAGGGAACTATTTTGCTTCATTACCAAAAAAATAAGCACTAAACGTTGACTGCTGCCGTCTTTGTGTGTTATCGTAGTGACACCTCTAAAGCACCTTCAAGGAGGGTTTCACTATGAGGCTCTACCGCTTGTTACCAGACGAGACTCGAGTGCCGTTCTTGTCCGCAATTCGCAAATGGCTGAAAAAACGCCATTACCATAAAAAACACGCCAAAAAGAAACGGCGCCAAACAACCAACCACATCAGTGGTTCCTAAAACCGAGCGTCAACTTTCCGACCTCGGTTTTTTATTTAAACTACTTTTGTGGTATAATTTAAACAAATTTATGGTTAATAATCTTGCAGCCTCTGCCTTTAAATACATTATTATTGATTTAATCGGCGATATTTTATATTGGCCGATTTGGTGGTATTCAAAAGGACTCTTAAAAGCGACAAAGGCATCGATCAACGCCATAATCAACCAGGAGCGTTCGCTTGGTCTGGGGATTTGGGTAAAAAATATTTTTACTCCGATGTTTGGCCAGTATGATATTGAAGGCAGAATTATTAGTTTTTTTGCCCGACTGATTCAAATTATCGTCCGAAGCATTATTCTGTTCGTCTGGGCGGTTGTTGTACTGCTTTTCTATCTGTTTTGGCTAATTCTGCCGGTAATTGTCGTCTACGAAATCTACTATAATATTTTAGGATTATTCGCCTAACTATGGCCGAAAAAGAAGTCCAAAAAATTAGTCTGACATTTCTTAGTTGTCCGACGTGCGGCGGCCAGGGATACCAAAACGGCAAACACTGCCTTGATTGCGAGACGGTTAGTGTAATCGCCTGGGACGGCAGCCGGGTGTTGCAGTGGGGTAAAAAAATAGATTTTTTGCACATTGCCCAGGAAAAACTGGAATTAACGGTCAAAAACACCATCAATTTTTTACTGTTATTGGTTGGGCTGGTTGGTGTTGCTTTTCTGGGGTGGTTTATTTATGATTTCACTCAAACTAAATTTACTCTCAACCAAATATTGTCGGCGCATGACTGGCGCTTATTATTATTTTGGCTTTCAGTCTTGACTGACGGCTATTTATACTACCGATTTCAACGAGAAGTGGAAAAAATCAGTTATATTCCGAAGAAAAAATTTGATCAAGCCCCTGTTCAGTTACCGGCCGTTACCTGGCCGCAGGCAAAAAATATCGGCAAAGCCAAAAAAGAAGAGATTTCAAAATATTTTAATTTTGAAGCCCAAACGGCGATTTCCAAAGCTTGGGAATTGGCGAATAAATATGACGACGCTTATGTCAATCCAATTCATTTGTTAATTTCTCTGTTAACATTCCAGCAAACGCAGATTATTTTCAGTCGTCTAGGGATACCATTCAATAATTTGAAAAGTAAAATCAGGAATAATTTAACATTTCAATCGCCAAAAACTCAAGATCCGGTTGCTTTTTCTCAGTCAGTCTGGCAAATCATCTACAACGCTTATTTTCGAGCATATCAACTCCGGCAGAAAAAAGTTGATGTTACCGAATTGCTTGAAGAATTAGCCAATCAGGATAATGAAGTTAAAGAATTATTATACGATCTTAATGTCACAAGTGATAAAATTCAAAACGTTGTCGCTTGGCTCCGAATCAGAAAACAACTAACCGAAAACTGGAATCGTTTTCGTCGTCGCGCGTCGCTTAAGCCAAAAGGCAATATGGACCGGGCAATGACGGCCATTGCCACGCCGGTAATTGACGCTTTTAGTAACGATATGACTTATTTGGCGCGCAGCGGGTATTTAATGCCGTGTGTTGGCCGGGAGCAGCAAATTGAAGATATTTTTAATATTATGCAGGGCGCTAACCGCCGCAGCGCTTTACTGGTCGGTAATCCGGGAGTTGGCAGAAACACCATTGTTGAAGGAATTGCCAATTTGATGGCCGAAGAGGCAGTGCCGGAATTTTTACAGGATAAACGACTGGTCAGTTTAAGTATTGCCAAGCTCGTTAGTGGTACAACACCAACCCAAGCCCAGGAGCGACTAATGATGATCATTAATGAAATCAGACGGTCGGGCAATATTGTTTTATATATCAATGATATTCATAATATGGTTGGTATCAGTGCCGGACAGCAGGGGAGTATTGATCTTGCCGATGTTTTATCACAGGCACTTAACACTAATACGGTTTTAGCAATCGCCAGCACCACCCCAAATGATTACCGACGCTACCTTGAAGGAAAAAGTTCAATCGATAACGTTTTTCAAAAAGTTGAGATTAAAGAAGTGTCCGGCAATGAAGCAATTCAAATTTTGGAATCAAAAGTCGGATCATTTGAATATAAAAATGAAGTTTTCTTTTCTTATGATGCCATTGCCCAGACTGTAAAATTGTCCGAACGCTACCTTCATGACCGCTATTTGCCAGAAAAAGCCATTGAAATTATTGAGGAGGTTTCCGCTGTCGTCAGACAACAAAAGGGAAAAAATGCCATTGTCACCGCCAATGACGTCGCTTTGGTTGTTTCCAGAAAAACCAATATTCCTTTAACCGAAATTACCCAAGAAGAGTCGGCAAAACTACTGGGCCTGGAAGATAAAATCCATCAAAGAGTCATTGATCAAACCGAAGCCGTTAAAATGGTTTCAGCTGCTTTGCGCCGCGCCCGGGCCGAAATGAGAGACATTTCGCGGCCGATTGTAAACCTGCTATTTTTAGGACCAACTGGTGTTGGAAAAACTGAATTGGCCAAAACCGTCGCTGAAGTTTATTTTGGTGACGAAAAAAACATGATCCGGCTTGATATGTCAGAGTATCAGGAAAAGTCCAGCATTTCGCGCTTGATTGGCGCGCCGCCCGGTATGGGGAGCAGTGAAGGCGGTTATTTATCCGAAGCAATCAGAAAAAATCCGTTTTCACTGATCTTGCTTGATGAGTTAGAAAAAGCACACCCCGATATTCTCAACATCTTTTTGCAAATTATGGACGATGGTCGCTTGACCGATAATATCGGCCGGACTATTGATTTTACTAACTCAATTATCATCGCCACATCAAACGCCGGCACCAGATTCATCCAAGATAAAGTTAAAGAAGGTCAAAGTGTTGAACAAATTAAACAACAGCTAATGGATGTTGAATTGCACCAGTATTTCCGGCCGGAATTTTTAAACCGGTTTGACGGTATTATTGTTTTCAAGCCCCTATCAATTCAAAACGTTGAAGAAATCGCCAAGCTGATGACCAAAAAAGTCGCCAAAAATCTTGAAGAAAAGGGTATTACGCTGGAAGTCGAGCCGCAAGCGTTAGCGGAATTAGCACAGCAAGGCTATGATCCGGAATTTGGCGCCAGACCGTTACGAAGAATTATTCAGGAAAAAGTTCAAGATCCGATTGCTAACGAGCTTTTAGCGGGAAAAATTGGCCGCCGCGATACAATTATTTTTGGCGTCGGTGGTCGTATTAATGTTATTAAGGCCAAAGAAATATAACCGTCTTTCACAATGATCTACTTACTAGCCGTTTTAACGGGCACTGCGTTTTCCCTCATTTTAACCCCGTTTATCAGAAAACTTGCTCTTCATCATCAGATTGTTGATTTGCCAAACCCGAGAAAAATTCATTCTACACCAACGCCACTACTCGGCGGTTTGGCGATTTTTTTCGCGTTTTTTTTCAGCACCTTAATTTTTTGGTTTGCCGGCTATATTGAAGACAGCCGAATAACACAAACACAAGTTTTAGCTATCTTGTGCGCCGGCGCAGCATTAATGATTGGCGGGGTACTAGACGACAAATTTAATCTCAAGCCAGCACAACAAATCATCTGGCCTCTTATTGCCATCGCTTTAATGATTACTGCCGGCGTCAAAATTCAATTTGTTACCAACCCGCTTGGCGGCGTGCTGGAATTCTCGTCTTTATTAGGAGTTATTACTGCCAGCCTGTGGATTTTAGGAATGATTTATACCACTAAATTTTTAGACGGTTTAGACGGCTTGGTGGCCGGTATTACCACCATTGGAGCCACTATTATTTTTATTGTCAGCTTATACTGGGACGTACCATTATCTGGCACCTCAATCTTGTCTCTTATCCTGGCTGGCAGTTGTCTGGGTTTTTTAGTTTTCAACTGGCATCCGGCAAAAATATTTCTTGGAGAAGGGGGCAGTATTTTTTGCGGCTTCATGTTGGGGACCTTGGCTATTATTTCCGGCTCAAAAATTGCCACAGCGCTGTTGATTATGGGTGTGCCAATTCTCGACGTTGCCTGGGTTATTGTTCGCCGAATTTGGGAAGGCCGTTCACCGGTTTCAGCAGACCGCAAACACTTGCATTTTCGTCTTTTAGATATTGGCCTAAATCACCGCCAGTCAGTTATAGTATTATATCTGATTACGATTGCATTTGGTACAACCTCGCTATGGCTTCACTCTAAAGGAAAAATTATCGCTTTAGGAATTTTAGGAATCTTTATGGTACTATTAATTACCAGCTTAGTCTGGACATATCAACAAAAAATTAAAAATGACCAAGCAACAAAAAATTAAATCCCTCCTGCTGTTTTTCGGCTTAATTGTTGGGCTATTGATTATCTACCTTGCTAACCAACATTTTGATAAAGGCACTGTCGCCCTTAATGGCAACCGCGTTAAAGTAGAAATTGCCAGCACCCCGCAACAATGGGCCCAAGGCCTTTCAAATCGTGACGGTTTAAAGCAAAATAATGGTTTATTGTTTGTCTACCCGGACTATCTCTACCGCAATTTTTGGATGAAAGATATGAAATTTGAAATAGACATTATCTGGATTGCGGAAAATAAAATTGTCGGCATTGAAAAAAATGTGCCACTACCAACAACTGTCCCAATTCCAACCTATCGGTCCCCAAAACCAGTCAATTACGTTTTAGAAGTAACCGCCGGGTATGCCGACCAGCACCATCTGCAAATCGGCGATCCAGTAATATTTAACCTATGAAAGTAATCTTGAAAAAAATAGGGAAGTTAGAAATCATTATTTTTGTTTCCGGTTCAGTGGTAATGGTGCTTGAACTTATCGGTTCAAGAATCGTTGCGCCGTATCTTGGAACTTCAATTTTTGTTTGGGCATCATTGATTGGTATTATTTTAGGCGCTTTAAGCTTAGGCTACTATCTTGGCGGGCGGTTTTCCAAAACTAATCCGAATCTCCAATTTCTTGGTCGCACTTTACTTTTGGCCGGTTTATCAATTCTGCTAATTACCCTGATCCAAAAACCGGTTCTCACTCTTGCCATGCAGCTTGGCGTAAAGACGGGTTCGGTGGTGGCAACGCTCGGCCTGTTTACCATTCCCAGTATCATCATGGGTATTGTGTCGCCGTATGCCATTCGTCTAAAAACCGACACCGTTGAACACGCCGGAGGTGTCGCCGGGAATTTATATGCTCTCTCAACTATTGGCAGCATTGCCGGAACTTTTTTAGCCGGGTTTTATTTAATACCAACGTTTGGCAGTCAGCAAATCCTTTTTGGGCTCAGTATTACTCTCATTCTAGTTTCTCTTTTGGCTAATAAAAATATCTTTAGTTTCTTGATTTTATTATTAGCATTTAACCTGCTTGGTTTTTCTTCGTTAACTGATTCAAAATTTGTCTATGAATCAGAAAGTGCGTATAACCATATCATTGTAAAAGACGGCGTTGATAAATCGGGCCGCCAGGTTAGAGCCCTATATTTGGCAACTGAATTGCATTCAATTATCTACAAAGATTCAACTGAGCTCGCCTCAAAATACCATCAAAATTATGCTTTAGATACTTTATTTAAACCAGACATCGCTACGGCGTTGAGTTTAGGCGGCGGGGCATACGTTGCACCTCAAGATTTTTTGCGCCGTTTCCCCGACGCCAAAATGACTGTGGTAGAAATTGATCCTGAAGTTACCGCCGTTGCCCGTGATTTTTTTGGGTTAAAGTCCAATCCGCGGCTAACTATCCGCCACGAAGATGGCCGAATTTTTCTAAATAATAATCAAGAAAAGTTTGATGTCATTTATGGTGACGCCTTTGCTTCGTACTATTCAATCCCGTTTCAACTGACAACAGCAGAGGCAGTAAAAAAAATGCATGATGCACTGACTGACGACGGCATTTTAATTTTAAATGTTATTTCCGGCCTGGATGGCGACCGCGCAAAATTTTTAAATGCTGAATATTTAACTATTAAACAGTACTTCCCACAGATCTATTTGTTCCCCGTTGATTTTCGTGACGAGGCTAATTTTGATAAAATCCAAAATATTGTTTTGATTGCGACAAAAAATTCCAATCGGCTTTCAAAAGAAGAGATGTTGAATCTGGCAAATGCTAATCAAGTCCCATATGTTAATAATCTTTGGGAACAGCAACCAAATATCAAACCGACTGACCGGATTCTAACTGACGATTTCGCACCCGTTGACTACTATATTTCAAAATTTCTCTAGGTTTTACAAAAACTCAAAACTCCCGGTACGCTGGCGGCAGCAAAGGCTGCTTTTTTGTTCCAATTGAAACCAGCCCCAATCAACGGCTGAGGCTAAAAAATTAACTCCATTAAAAGTCCTCTTTTAATACCCTTGACTTTTTTCACCCAAACTTATACACTGTAGGAGTTACTAAATTTTAGAAATTTTTTGCTAAATTATGTCACTAGCTGTTATCAAAACCGGCGGAAAACAATACCTCGTTAAAACTGGGGATAAAATTAAAGTTGATAAAATCAACGGCAAAAAACCGGGTGAAATGATCAAATTAGACACCCTTATTATTACAGATGAAAAAGGGGATAATGTTGAAATCGGTAAACCACTATTAAAAACAACTGTTGAAGCTAAAATCATTAAACACAGTACTGATAAAAAAATCAGCGTAGTTAAATATAAGTCAAAGACTCGCTACCGCCGCAATGTCGGCCATCGTCAGCAGTATTCAGAAATCCAGATTGAAAAAATTTAACTTTCAACTATAAAAACAAGCGCTCGAAGCAAATAGCTCGGGCGCTTTTGTTATGCCAAAAGATCAATTATTGTTCCGGTCGCCCCGTCTTCAGCGCGACGTCGACGGCGACCAACATAGGGATTTCGACGACGAAGTTCAGTTTCGGTTTGGTGTTCAGTAACAGCCGTCGGGTTAACCATTGTCTGTCTTAAAACAGATTCAAAATTGGTTTCGGCATCCTGACGATGTCGTTCGGCTGTTTTGCCAGGATCATCCTGATCCTTAATGACGACTGTCAGTCGCTGCAACCCTACCCCCAACTGGGCGGCCGCGACGGTCTGATGCCCAGTGCTTTTGTCTAAAAGCAGGCCCGGCAAAGGAGTGATTTGCATAGTAACACCTCCCTGGTTTCAGGTTAAATGCTCCTTAAAGCTCTCGGCGTCCTTTGAGAGCATTAGTCAAAGTAATCTCGTCGATATACTCCAGATCACTGCCGATTGGCAAGCCTTGCGCCAGACGAGTGATCTTAATTGTTTTAAACTGTTTAAGTAGTTTTGTCAAATACATGATCGTTGTTTCTCCTGACATATCTGAATTTAGTGCCAAGATAACCTCTAAAACATTATCTTGCTTAATCCGACCAACCAACTCACGAATTTTTAATTGTTCCGGCGTAATACCATTAATGGGGTCAACAACGCCTCCTAATACGTGATACGTTCCCTGGTACTGATTAGTGCTTTCTAGAGCCACCAAATCCTGTGGCTTGGAAACCACACAGACAACCTTATTGTTTCTTTTAGTGTCAGCACAGATAAAACAGGGGTCTTCTGAAGAAAAATTATAACATTTACGGCAAACTGTGACCGCATCCTTAAGCTGGCTGATATTAGTTGCTAATGTATTCAAATATTCTTTGGGCTGTTTGAGCAAATGAAAAATCAACCGCTCTGCTGTTTTGGGGCCGATGCCAGGCAGGCGGGAAAGCTGAGAAATAAGCTCCCTGATCACTCGTGGATATGGAGTCATTTATGATTTACTATTAACTGAATAAATTAAGGTGATTGAACCGACCCAGATCGGCGCTAAAACCGGTAAAATTACCTCAATTGAAATATTAAAAAAACTAAGCGCCCCGGCACATAGTCCAGTAATAATCGTACCAATTAAAACAGCGGTTAGTAATGATTTCTTTTTATTAACTGGACGATTATGTGCCAATGATGGCAAGACCGGTGAAATTGGCTGAGGGGGTAGGTGAGGATGAGCATGCCTGTCGGCATGCTCGTGCGGTAGTGGTGGTAAGGGCATAAAATTAGAATGGAATATCGCTGTCGCTAATTTTGCTGGCAACGCTCTTAAAACTGACGTGTTTTTCGTCAAAGAAAAGTCTTAGTTTTCCGGTTGGACCGTTACGGTGTTTAGCCACCAAAACTTCAGCCAAATTGGCTTTGTCAGGCGGTAAATCCTGCTGGTACATTTTTTCCCGGTAGATAAATAATACCACATCAGCGTCTTGCTCAATAGATCCTGATTCGCGCAAATCGGCCAAGCGAGGAACGTGGCTATCTCGGGATTCAACCGACCGAGACAGCTGCGACAGTGCCAATACCGGAACGTTTAATTCGCGAGCGATTGCCTTAAGGTTACGGGAAATTTCTGAAACTTCCTGAACGCGGTTTTCTTTGCCACGCGAGCTGCCCTCCATTAACTGTAAATAGTCAATAACAATCAACCCTAAACCATGCTCGGATTGCAAACGCCGTGCTTTAGTTCTGATTTCCATCACGTTTGAATTAGCAGAGTCATCAATGAAAATTTTTGCTTCCGACAACAAAGCCATTGCCTTGTTAATTTTGGAAAAATCATCATTTTCACCCTGGTCGGTCAATTTACCGGTTCTCATTTTCCACAAGTCCACGCCGGCTTCTGAACAAAGCATTCTATCAACCAATTGTTCTTTTGACATTTCCAAGCTAAAGATACCGACTGTTTCTTTTGATTTAATTGCCACATTTCGGGCAATGTCCAAAGCCAGCGTCGTTTTTCCGACTGACGGCCGCGCGGCTAAAATAACCAGGTCGGATTTTTGCAACCCAGCCAAAATATTGTCGAGGTCGGGAAAATGAGTCGGTACGCCGCGTAATTTTCCAGATTCTTTGTGCAGATCGTCAATCCGGTCAAACGTTTCAACCAAAACTTGATCAATTCCAACAAAACTGCGTTTAATAAATTTTTGCGAAACACTAAAAAGTTTTTGTTCTGCCTGATCCAGTAGTTTATCAACCGCTTCAGTTTCCACATAGCCTAATTCAGTAATTTCGGAAGCGGCTCGAATTAATCGACGCAAGGTTGCTTTGTTTTGGACAACTGAAGCGTAGTGAACAACATGACTGGAAGTAGGAACGCTATTAGCTAGACTGGTCAAATACCCCTGGCCACCAATCAAATCAAGCTTCTTTTTTTCCTCAAGCCGGCTGGCAAGGCTTAATAAATCAATTGGCTCCCGACGATCATAAAGCTCTCTGATATTTTCAAAAATAATTCGGTGAGAATCTTTATAAAAATCATCCGGACTGATAATGTCGGCAATTTTCACGATTGATTCTTTATCAATCAATAAACAGCCTAAAAGCGACTGTTCCATTTCAGTATTTTGCGGCGGAATTTTACCGATTATTTCTCCTATTTGAGCCATAAATTAATAGAGTTGATTTTTGAGTTTATGAGCAACTTAATCTTACACGATACCGCGGCATGGTTCAAGGCAGATATTTCCCCCAGATTATCCACTGCTTTAAGGGCAGAATTATTGCCTAGTTAACTGTTTTTTGGTATGATACATCTGTCTAAAATATTAAATTTAAAATATGAAACTTATTTTCAAAGAATGGTTTAAAATTTTAATTTCAATCTGTATCATTATCGCGACCGTAGCTGTGGTGCAATACTTTTTCTTCTTCTTGCCAGAAGAACGAGATTACAATCGCCGAGAAGCCAAGCGGTATGAATGCAAACAAGACATTCAAGGTTTGTACAGCCAATATAATGCATCAGCTAACGGACTTGAACAGACTGATGAGAATAAACAGCTTCTCTTTTCATTGGCACTTAACCTTGGCTTAATTGATGAAAACGGAACTCCGATTGAGCAAGATCAACTAATCGAAAAGTGCCTGCGAGGCGAGCTCTAAAAATTAGATCAACACCTCTTAGCAAGAGCAAGGCATAATTTTTGCCAATATGCACGGAGGTTTACTTAATTTATTTTTTGGCAACAAGCTTGGTCTTGATTTTTCCAAAGAAGTTTGTTAGCATATTTTAGTTGATTGATATATTGGGTCCATAGCTCAGTTGGTAGAGCAGCTCCCTTTTAAGGAGATGGTCGGAGGTTCGAATCCTCCTGGACCCACCAGATACCGCTTAGAGGCGGTTTTTTGTTTTTAGTCTATTTTTTATCTAGCGATAATTACATTTTTTTGTTATAATAAATTAAGTAATTGCCACTAAAATAAACAAAAAATGGAAAAAACACTCTGGCACACTTTGGCGATCAAAAAAATATTTGAGGAGCTAAATAGTTCCAAGGATGGGATCAACTCTCCAGAGGCGGAAAAACGCCTCAAAAAATTCGGATACAACAAGCTGGCCGAAGAAAAAAAACTCTCTGGATTAAAAATTTTTCTTAACCAGTTTAAGAGTCCGCTGGTTTATGTTTTGTTCGGTGCCGCCGTTATTTCTCTACTACTAAAAGATTTTCTTGATGCCGCCGTTATTATGGTGGCTGTTTTTATTAATACAATTCTTGGGTTTTATCAGG includes these proteins:
- the recR gene encoding recombination protein RecR — encoded protein: MTPYPRVIRELISQLSRLPGIGPKTAERLIFHLLKQPKEYLNTLATNISQLKDAVTVCRKCYNFSSEDPCFICADTKRNNKVVCVVSKPQDLVALESTNQYQGTYHVLGGVVDPINGITPEQLKIRELVGRIKQDNVLEVILALNSDMSGETTIMYLTKLLKQFKTIKITRLAQGLPIGSDLEYIDEITLTNALKGRREL
- the dnaB gene encoding replicative DNA helicase — translated: MAQIGEIIGKIPPQNTEMEQSLLGCLLIDKESIVKIADIISPDDFYKDSHRIIFENIRELYDRREPIDLLSLASRLEEKKKLDLIGGQGYLTSLANSVPTSSHVVHYASVVQNKATLRRLIRAASEITELGYVETEAVDKLLDQAEQKLFSVSQKFIKRSFVGIDQVLVETFDRIDDLHKESGKLRGVPTHFPDLDNILAGLQKSDLVILAARPSVGKTTLALDIARNVAIKSKETVGIFSLEMSKEQLVDRMLCSEAGVDLWKMRTGKLTDQGENDDFSKINKAMALLSEAKIFIDDSANSNVMEIRTKARRLQSEHGLGLIVIDYLQLMEGSSRGKENRVQEVSEISRNLKAIARELNVPVLALSQLSRSVESRDSHVPRLADLRESGSIEQDADVVLFIYREKMYQQDLPPDKANLAEVLVAKHRNGPTGKLRLFFDEKHVSFKSVASKISDSDIPF
- a CDS encoding fused MFS/spermidine synthase, whose product is MKVILKKIGKLEIIIFVSGSVVMVLELIGSRIVAPYLGTSIFVWASLIGIILGALSLGYYLGGRFSKTNPNLQFLGRTLLLAGLSILLITLIQKPVLTLAMQLGVKTGSVVATLGLFTIPSIIMGIVSPYAIRLKTDTVEHAGGVAGNLYALSTIGSIAGTFLAGFYLIPTFGSQQILFGLSITLILVSLLANKNIFSFLILLLAFNLLGFSSLTDSKFVYESESAYNHIIVKDGVDKSGRQVRALYLATELHSIIYKDSTELASKYHQNYALDTLFKPDIATALSLGGGAYVAPQDFLRRFPDAKMTVVEIDPEVTAVARDFFGLKSNPRLTIRHEDGRIFLNNNQEKFDVIYGDAFASYYSIPFQLTTAEAVKKMHDALTDDGILILNVISGLDGDRAKFLNAEYLTIKQYFPQIYLFPVDFRDEANFDKIQNIVLIATKNSNRLSKEEMLNLANANQVPYVNNLWEQQPNIKPTDRILTDDFAPVDYYISKFL
- the rplU gene encoding 50S ribosomal protein L21, with translation MSLAVIKTGGKQYLVKTGDKIKVDKINGKKPGEMIKLDTLIITDEKGDNVEIGKPLLKTTVEAKIIKHSTDKKISVVKYKSKTRYRRNVGHRQQYSEIQIEKI